The Glycine max cultivar Williams 82 chromosome 3, Glycine_max_v4.0, whole genome shotgun sequence sequence AGGAAATGAAATATTGTAGAAGTAGCATTATATTACTGTAActcagagaaaaaaaattatattactatAACGATACTTATCCGAAGTTATCTTGACCTCCGTAccgtgttattttattatttggactTCATATAATTCCAAACGAGTCTGAAACGTGCGATGGGGACCTCTGTCTCTCATCAACGCTGTCACTCACGAGAAGCCATTCTTCCATGCCTTGCTTTTCGTCCTCTTAttcacacacttttttttttttctctcaattgcaCCAACCTCCTAACTTTCAACATATAATAATACTACTCTTTGGTTTTTTAAGTCTGTTGGTTCATCCCATATATTACATGGGACACCTATTGCTCCTAATATAAGTTTtgaattattgttaatttttttgttatattgtaaatgtaaaatatttataagtcTTATTGATGATTAATATCATTTCAAAGACTTGATTGATAACATGTTTggaaatgattttgattttgagctTGAGGTGATGCGAATTTTTAGAAGCCATTAGTTTTAGCTTCTGCATCAATGTTTGTAAGGTTTAGACGTGAGATCGAAGGATGCATGCGTTTATAATGTCCTTCCAAACACGCATTGAgatcattatttttaagaatattgttattgagcgtaagatattgattaaggaattaaaaaaatatttaatataaaaattataaaaaaaaacccaaaatgataataaataacatattttttttaataaagatttttattttaatttttttaattaatgtcttaaaaataccaattagtatttatttattttcaattatatttttccttttataaaacTCAAATAAGAGATagtattatttaagaaattcaaaattaattttactcgAATGAATTATGGtgttgttaattttgtttaatactAAAGCTAAATTCCCCAAGGCCAAGGTGGTTTCATGCTTCTGACGGTCAATTAGAGACCCCACGTAGGAACAGAAATTGACAATGTTGGCACGTGACCCGGTGACCGTGCCAAAACGTCTTCAATGCATAGAATTGGTTGCCGCGGTAATAATCCTAATCCTAAATAAAAACGTTTGGGCGTTCCAAGGTCAAATCCGGGGCCTATCCCTACCTCACTATTTAGCTTCTTTGGATTCTATTTTGCAACGTTGAAAAAACTTCACCACTTCTTTTTCCCTTCTTAGAGGGTGAAAAGTCCCGCGATAATAGTGACTCGATTGTCTATAACAGTAACAACTATTTTGGTACAATGGCTTGTAACTTCTCACCTGACATTGTTTGGCCCTGTTTCGGAGAAATTTGCTACTAGTAGTAACAATAAATACATATACTAATAAGTGGAAACAAAACATAaaggtaaaattaaatatggGTCGGGTAGAATGTTTAAATTAAGCTTAACTTATActaaattattcatataatatatatttttttataatattaaaggtCATAAGGTGATAGAAGTATACTATGAAGATATCTGTGATTATGTAAACTGAGCATTTACTTTTTAGTCTAtgtaaaaaaaaccatttttttgtttgtttatttgctCTAGAAATGTGTTTTTGACAAATAAATACTTgtatatgaaaaataagaattacaagtaacacattttcatcaacgataaacattttttaaggaacaaaaacaaacattagtaaAAAGCACaaacaaacattttttaaggagcattttataatattgtgtttttttctatcttttcaACACATTGACATTTTACCTTATACTTTTGTTTAATCTCTTCACATCACTTCCCTTACTGTGGAAATTATTGTACCATTTTCTTGTCCAAATACAATTCCTCTTGACACAACGCAATGCcatgaagggaaaaaaaagtcttacacaaaagagagagaaagagagacttTTGTGGGTTTTATCAACAAATTTCTCAATGGCCATGATGAGTTTTTGCACGTAAAAATGCAAGCTTTTTTCTTTCCAGCCCATGAAGCTCCCGTAATATCTCAAGACACATTCCCACACTAAAACACTGATATAGAAGCCGTTGTTGAAAAACAACTCAAAGCAAGTTCTTTTGCAGACACACACACCAAGCTCATGGCTACTACCACATTCTGTACATACctattccttcttctctctGTGTACCTCTCAATCTTCATAAATCTTAGTTCATCTTCATCAGAGGGTGATATTCTTCTCTCCTTCAAGGCCTCCATTGAAGACTCCAAGAAGGCCTTGTCAAGCTGGTTCAACACTTCCTCAAACCACCACTGTAACTGGACTGGAATCACTTGCTCCACCACACCTTCACTCTCAGTAACTTCTATCAACCTTCAAAGCCTAAACCTTTCTGGAGATATCTCATCTTCAATATGTGACCTTCCAAATCTGTCTTATCTCAACCTTGCTGACAACATCTTCAACCAACCCATCCCTCTTCATCTCTCTCAGTGTAGTTCTTTGGAGACTTTGAATCTCAGCACCAACCTCATATGGGGCACTATCCCTTCTCAGATTTCTCAGTTTGGTTCATTGAAAGTGCTTGATTTGAGCAGAAACCACATAGAGGGAAACATTCCTGAAAGCATAGGCTCCTTGAAGAACCTCCAAGTTCTCAACTTGGGAAGCAACTTGCTTTCAGGTAGTGTACCTGCTGTCTTTGGAAATCTAACCAAACTTGAGGTTCTTGATTTGTCTCAGAATCCATACTTGGTGAGTGAGATTCCTGAGGACATTGGTGAGCTTGGAAATCTAAAGCAACTTCTGTTGCAAAGCTCTTCTTTTCAAGGTGGAATTCCAGAATCTCTGGTGGGCCTTGTCAGCTTGACCCATTTGGATCTCTCTGAGAACAACCTAACAGGTGGGGTTACAAAGGCTCTACAACCATCTTCTCTCAAGAACCTGGTTTCATTGGATGTTTCACAAAACAAGCTTTTGGGGCCATTTCCAAGTGGCATATGCAGGGGACAAGGCCTTATTATTAACCTCAGTCTCCACACAAATGCCTTCACTGGTTCAATACCTAATTCCATTGGTGAATGTAAGAGCCTTGAGAGGTTCCAAGTCCAGAACAATGGTTTCTCTGGTGATTTCCCCATTGGATTGTGGTCATTACCCAAAATTAAGCTCATCAGAGCTGAAAACAACAGATTCTCAGGGAAGATACCCGAGTCAGTTTCAGGAGCTGGTCAGTTGGAGCAAGTTCAACTTGACAACAACACCTTTGCTGGTAAAATTCCTCAAGGTCTTGGCCTTGTCAAGAGCTTATACAGATTTTCTGCTTCTCTCAACCGTTTCTATGGTGAACTTCCTCCGAACTTTTGTGACTCTCCTGTTATGAGCATAGTGAATCTCTCCCACAATTCTCTTTCTGGACAAATTCCAGAGCTGAAAAAATGCAGGAAACTTGTTTCATTGTCTTTAGCTGATAACAGTCTAATAGGAGAAATACCATCTTCCCTTGCTGAGCTACCTGTGCTTACTTACCTTGATCTTTCAGATAACAATCTCACTGGTTCAATCCCACAAGGGCTTCAAAACTTGAAGCTTGCTCTTTTCAATGTGTCCTTCAATCAGCTATCAGGTAAGGTACCATACTCCTTGATTTCTGGTCTCCCTGCCTCATTTTTGGAAGGAAACCCTGATCTTTGTGGCCCTGGATTGCCTAACTCTTGCTCTGATGACATGCCAAAACACCACATTGGTAGCACAACAACCTTAGCTTGTGCCCTCATCTCTTTAGCCTTTGTTG is a genomic window containing:
- the LOC100305363 gene encoding protein kinase produces the protein MLARDPVTVPKRLQCIELVAAASIEDSKKALSSWFNTSSNHHCNWTGITCSTTPSLSVTSINLQSLNLSGDISSSICDLPNLSYLNLADNIFNQPIPLHLSQCSSLETLNLSTNLIWGTIPSQISQFGSLKVLDLSRNHIEGNIPESIGSLKNLQVLNLGSNLLSGSVPAVFGNLTKLEVLDLSQNPYLVSEIPEDIGELGNLKQLLLQSSSFQGGIPESLVGLVSLTHLDLSENNLTGGVTKALQPSSLKNLVSLDVSQNKLLGPFPSGICRGQGLIINLSLHTNAFTGSIPNSIGECKSLERFQVQNNGFSGDFPIGLWSLPKIKLIRAENNRFSGKIPESVSGAGQLEQVQLDNNTFAGKIPQGLGLVKSLYRFSASLNRFYGELPPNFCDSPVMSIVNLSHNSLSGQIPELKKCRKLVSLSLADNSLIGEIPSSLAELPVLTYLDLSDNNLTGSIPQGLQNLKLALFNVSFNQLSGKVPYSLISGLPASFLEGNPDLCGPGLPNSCSDDMPKHHIGSTTTLACALISLAFVAGTAIVVGGFILYRRSCKGDRVGVWRSVFFYPLRITEHDLLMGMNEKSSRGNGGAFGKVYVVNLPSGELVAVKKLVNFGNQSSKSLKAEVKTLAKIRHKNVVKILGFCHSDESVFLIYEYLHGGSLGDLISRPNFQLQWGLRLRIAIGVAQGLAYLHKDYVPHLLHRNVKSSNILLEANFEPKLTDFALDRVVGEAAFQSVLNSEAASSCYIAPENGYSKKATEQLDIYSFGVVLLELVSGRKAEQTESSDSLDIVKWVRRKVNITNGVQQVLDPKISHTCHQEMIGALDIALRCTSVVPEKRPSMVEVILIKGFRRIEHKFYTNI
- the LOC100305363 gene encoding protein kinase isoform X1 is translated as MATTTFCTYLFLLLSVYLSIFINLSSSSSEGDILLSFKASIEDSKKALSSWFNTSSNHHCNWTGITCSTTPSLSVTSINLQSLNLSGDISSSICDLPNLSYLNLADNIFNQPIPLHLSQCSSLETLNLSTNLIWGTIPSQISQFGSLKVLDLSRNHIEGNIPESIGSLKNLQVLNLGSNLLSGSVPAVFGNLTKLEVLDLSQNPYLVSEIPEDIGELGNLKQLLLQSSSFQGGIPESLVGLVSLTHLDLSENNLTGGVTKALQPSSLKNLVSLDVSQNKLLGPFPSGICRGQGLIINLSLHTNAFTGSIPNSIGECKSLERFQVQNNGFSGDFPIGLWSLPKIKLIRAENNRFSGKIPESVSGAGQLEQVQLDNNTFAGKIPQGLGLVKSLYRFSASLNRFYGELPPNFCDSPVMSIVNLSHNSLSGQIPELKKCRKLVSLSLADNSLIGEIPSSLAELPVLTYLDLSDNNLTGSIPQGLQNLKLALFNVSFNQLSGKVPYSLISGLPASFLEGNPDLCGPGLPNSCSDDMPKHHIGSTTTLACALISLAFVAGTAIVVGGFILYRRSCKGDRVGVWRSVFFYPLRITEHDLLMGMNEKSSRGNGGAFGKVYVVNLPSGELVAVKKLVNFGNQSSKSLKAEVKTLAKIRHKNVVKILGFCHSDESVFLIYEYLHGGSLGDLISRPNFQLQWGLRLRIAIGVAQGLAYLHKDYVPHLLHRNVKSSNILLEANFEPKLTDFALDRVVGEAAFQSVLNSEAASSCYIAPENGYSKKATEQLDIYSFGVVLLELVSGRKAEQTESSDSLDIVKWVRRKVNITNGVQQVLDPKISHTCHQEMIGALDIALRCTSVVPEKRPSMVEVVRGLLSLESRTCIANLHEPYEEPSIPV